TTATAATAATACATTCACTGTTCTTAGATCCAAGTTTGACAGGTGGTTTTCAGAAAAAACTGAATCGATATTCAATGAGAATTCCTTTGTCTTCAGCGGATTTACAGTGATTGATGTCATTAAAGAGGGGCATAAGATAATAGGTGTAGTGACGGACAAGGAAGGTCCCATGTATGCCGATGTTATTATCTGCGCAGAAGGAGCAAACTCTCTTCTTGCAGAAAAAGCAGGGCTAAAGAAAAAGCCTGAGCCGCATGATATGGTGACAGGGGTTAAAGAGGTAATAGCTCTTCCTTCTGAAATAATCAATGACAGATTTGCGCTTGCCGGGAATGAGGGGGTAGCAATTGAATTCTTCGGTAAGGCAGTTGAGGGAATGGTAGGCGGTGCGTTTATATACACTAACAAGGAAAGCCTTTCAGTCGGGATTTCCTGTTCGATTGTAGATTTTACCCACAAGAATATTAATCCTAATGAAGTGCTTGATAAGTTCAAAGAACATCCTTCTGTTAAAAATCTGCTGCGCGGCGGTGAGACAATAGAATATTCAGCCCACATGATACCAGAATTCGGATATGACAAACTGCCTGACCTTGTTTCGCATGGAATAATGCTGGTTGGCGATAGTGCCGGATTTGTCAATACCTCTCACTATCATGAAGGCTCAAATCTTGCCATGGCATCTGGTGTGATGGCAGGAGAGACTGCGATAATTGCAAAACAGAAAGGTGATTTTTCTGCTGAAACTCTTTCTCTTTATAAAGAAAAGCTTAATGACAGTTTTGTGATGAAAGATATGAAAAATTTCAGACGTGCAGCGAAATTCCTCCATGCTAATCCGCAGGTACTGAATGATTATCCCACAACAATGGTCCAGAGTATGGTTGACTACTTCACCATAAGCGAACGTTCGAAGGTGGAAATAAGAAAGGATGTTATAGGCGGCTTGATTATGGATGTGAAATTTATTAAGATGATGTGGGATATGAATAAAGCGAGAAAGGTACTGCTATGAATATAGAAGAAGCCTTAAAAGAACCCAAAAAACTTACTCTGGAAGATAAGCTTTTTACGGTAAAGTATAATCCTGCGAAGGAGAGCCATATAAAGGTAGACAACGAGATTTGCAAAAAATGTACTACTAACCGCATATGCCTTACAATATGCCCGGCAAAGGTTTACGAACTTGAAGAAGGACATACTGAAGTGCATGTGTCCTTTGAGAATTGTCTTGAATGCGGGACATGCCGCGTTGCCTGCACAGATAATGCAATTGACTGGCGTTGCCCTCAGGGTGGCATGGGGGTTTGTTACAGATTTGGTTGATAAATCCTAATGGCTTGGCTGTCCAGCTCCAGCACTGAAAAGCAGGTGCTTTCCGCTGGAGCAACCAAGCCATTGAAAAGTATACCTCAAATATACGTTTAAATTGTTTAAGAAATATTATCCTGATAAGTTTGGTGCGTCAAAAACCGTACTATTTCGTCAACAAATTGTATTCCCTCATAGCATGTTTTGAAAAATAAGTTTAAATAAACATCATAATATCATGTATAATCAGCTAATCTTAGATGGCATGAGGCGTTATTTCTAGTGGCATGGATTTTGCGTATGCAGGCAATATATGTCAAAAAAATATCTTATTCCATTAATTATTTTTTTCGTTTTCTGTTCCTATTCAACAAATTCATATGCCAATGGTTTTATTATAGGGGAGCAGGATGCAGAAGCGATGGGGGGAGCAAGCGCGTTTGCTGCACGTGCTGACAATCCATCAGCCATCTTTTATAACCCAGCCGGCATTACCCAGCTTGACGGAACGAATGCGACCCTTGGGACAACCCTTGTAACTGTAAAAACAACTTACCATAAGCCGGGAACCGGAATAAAGAGTTCCAATAAGGACAGGGTTGATACTCCCGGATATTTTTATATTACCAAAAAAATAAATGACAAAATCTCAGCAGGTTTTGGTTTTTATCAGCCCTATGGACTTGCTTCAGACTGGCAAAGCGACTGGCCTGGAAGACATATAGTTACTTATGCAATGCTGAGGACATTTTACTTCAACCCTGTCATTGCCTGGCAGGTCAATAAAAATCTTTCCGTCGCTGCAGGGGCTATAGGAGTCTATTCAGATGTCACGCTTAACAGCAGGCTTGTTTATAAGAATCTTGCTGAGGCTAACGGTTCCCCTATTGTCCCGAAAGGTGCATTAGATGGAGTCGAAGGACATTCAAAACTTAAGGGAGACGGGGGAGGAGCAGGAGTAAATTTAGGTCTTCTTTACAAGGTGAATGATGATTGGAAAATAGGAGTTTCCTACAGGTCTCCTGTGAGGGTAAGATATTTTGGTGAAGCTGATTTCAAGCATTCAGACAGCACGATTCATCCGCTGGTGGCAATTATAAATGCAACAACAGCAAATTCAGAGGTGCAGACCAAGATTACCATGCCTCCGCAATTACTTGCAGGTGTATCTTACAGCGGATTTAAAGATTTAACTTTAGAATTTGATCTTGACTGGCGCGGCTGGTCGCAGTTTGACACTCTGCGAATACGGTTTGCCGAAAAGGCAGACAACAGGATCAGTCTTGGCTCGCACTGGAAAGACACAATAACTTACAGGGCAGGGATGGAATACAAACTGAATGATTCTGTAGCTTTGCGTGCAGGCTACGCTTATGATCCGACTGCGATAAGGAATAATAGACTTGACCCTCTTGTCCCGGATTCCGATAAGCATGCTGTCACTCTTGGGGTAGGTTATAAAATGGGAAACTGGAAATTTGACATCGCTGATATGGCTTTATTTTTTAACACTGCGTCAACGCATACAGCAAAAGCAGGATTCAACAATATGTTCGATTTCAAAGCAAAGTATAAATCGTTTGCAAATCTGGCATCAATGAGTGTGAGTTATAAATTTTAACTGGAAACTAACGGGAGGGTTTTTATGAAGCATAGAAGTTTGGTTGTTGCAGTATTATTAGTTGTCTTCTGTTTGACCTCTGCAGGTATACATGCTGCGGATCCTTCATACAGGTATAAACCGGCAAAACCATTTGCAGGGAAATTTAAAGGAACAATTGATCCGTACACCATTGTTTACACAATAACACAGAAAGGTAGTGATATTTCAGGTTCGATACAGACTTTACTTGATGGAACGAATGTACTGCCATTGACTTTTACAGGTACGATTGGCGTGAGTGGTAAGACAGCTGATATAAATCTAATAGGCACACAGAGCCTTACTACAAGCGACACGGTAAAAATTAAATTGATTGAAAAGGGAAAGAAATTTATCAAGATGCAGTATAGAGATGATGATACAGGTGATCCGATAGGAGACTATGTTAAATACAAACGTGTAAAATAGAGCAGCAACCCCCCACCCCGGCAGGGCAGGCTCGCCGCATAGTCTGCCCTGCTTTTTTTATCTTAATTAGCTATTTGCCGCTTCTTTCCTTGTTCAATTTTTTATACATATTTATACATGTGACAGGCGTGGGATTAACGCCTCGTAATATTGAGAGATAATAACTTGTCCAGTCACCGAGGTAACAGAGAGACATAATCGAAGAGAGAACTGACTCCTCGTCATTGGATATTTCAATTATTGCAGACCCGGAGTTCCTCATTATCTCAAGCGCTACATCTATTGACCTTCTAAGTGAAGGACTTTCAGCTTTTGAACGAAGGGCAAATATTACATTAGCTCTGTTTTTTTCAGGATCATCAGCTATGCCTATTATCTCATTGTGGCAAAGTTCCGGGAATGTATTGAAGAAAATATTGAGCTTTGCATTCTCATTTATCTGGGTTTTCCAGCGCAGCGCAGCTGCCCGCGTGTGTTTCTCGGAACCTAGAACAAATATTCTCTTGTCCATAATGCTCACTGCATATTTCTTTGCCCTGTTTTCAGGGCATGGAGATGAGAGGGTGTACATTTCACGAAGTTTTTTTAGAGTGTTCCTTGTTGCCTTAATGTCTTCTGTATTGATACATCCCGGAAAAAGAGAAGCAAATAGATGGAGTAGGGGGTTGAGAAGATTCCCTATGGCAGTACGTGGCATTAGACTGTCGTTTATTTTGATATAGGGAATCGAAAGCTTTGATGCTTTTTCTTTTAACTCGCCGCCGTTTGACAGCGCCACGATTTTGGATTTTCTTTTTATGCATTCATCTAATAATGCAAGGGTCTCTTCAGTGTTGCCGGAGTAGCTGATTATAACTGCCAGTGTTGAACTGTCAACAAAGGAAGGAATATAGAAATCCTTTACTACCCTTAATGGTATATTTAGAGAATTCGCTGTTATTGTTTCAATGATATCTCCGCTTATACCTGAGCCCCCCATTCCTCCGATAAGAATATTTCTAGCTTTTCCGTATTCAACCGGGACCGTACATTGTAGCTCGTCCGTAAAGTTTTGGGGCAGACCATCAAGTTCTTTATACATGCTGTCAATGTCAATATTATGTATTCCCTTAAGATTATTTAACAATTTCTCCGGCATTTTTCGCCTCCCATTGGAAAACTATTATTTGTGATTTGAAAATAGCAGGGGGAATACATTGCGTCAAGTAAGCAGTTTAAGAAAATATTATTAAATAATTGTAAAAACAATTTTACATATTAACCATAATTTTCTATTGATTGTTCTATATTGCTAATTTTTAAATAAACAAAATATTAAAGGAGGATTAAGTTATGGAATGGGAAACAGAGGCAAAAGAAGTTGTGGACATGATCCCTGTACCGGAAGTCATAAAGAATATGACGATTCTTTATGCAGAAAAACTGGCACGGGCAAAGAAAAGTAAAAAAGTAACTATGGATGAGGTCAACGAGACAAGGGATGCTTATTTTGAGATGCTTGGCGACAGCTATAAGAAAAAAATATGCTGTGCCCGCGAGGAAGGGAAAACCGATGATGATGTTGATCCGGAGATAACACTTAACAAAGGTCCGGTGCTTTATCGTGTAGAGATGTGCCACCAGAGATTCTTTGGATGTCCCCGTCAGGTAATAGATGTCAAAAAAGTCGGCAAAATGGTCAAAGACAAACTTGAAGAGATAAAACTGACCGAAATAATTGCTGATAAGACAGATGAGCCGTTCATGCCGCACAATTTTTTTACTGTTTCAATTTCTTCATGTCCCAACAACTGTTCAGCCGCCGAGACAAAAGATTTCGGAATGTACGGAGTAATTGAACCGGAAGTTGACCAGGAAGCATGTACAAGGTGCGGTAAATGCATAGAGGCATGTCCTGATGATGCGATTCTTATCAAGCATGATAAGCTTAAGATAAACAGGCGTTCCTGCGTTATCTGCGGAGCATGTGTAGAGGCTTGTCCTGTTGGAGCAATCAAGAATAAACGTCAGGGAGTAAGGGTGCTTGTCGGGGGAAGGTTTGGAAGGTGGCATACAGACGGCAAAGAACTTTTCAAGAATGAGCCTCTTGAGACAGCTATGAAAGCTATTGAAGCATCAGTTGACCTTATCAAAACAGAGGCAGGCCCCCATGAACATCTGTATCATCTTATAAACAGACTTGGGATTAAGCCGTTGCACGACAAGATTATGTAAGAATAGCAAATTCTTTTGAAAAAAGAACGGCAGGAAGAATTAAATTTCCTGCCGTTTCCTTTTTTTAACTTACTTTTTTCCTCTTTTTCTCCACATAATCAACTAATATGAATTTTCCAAGGTCTGATGGAGATGTGTAAAAAGCCCGTCCTTTATTGATTCTTGTCATTTCCTGAATGAATGCCTGAAGGGAAGGAGTGCTGTCCAACATGAAGGTGTTTATAACTATATCGCTTTTTGTACAGCGGTTGACTTCCTTTAAAGTTTCCCTGCATGCCCGCGGGCTGACTCCTCCAAATCCCATCGGCCACTCAAAGTGAAGCTGGCTGTTATGATAATACGCAGTAGGCTGTCCGTCTGTTATGAGAATTATCTGCTTGTTTATTGAACGGTGTCTTGCAATAAGCTCTGAGCCGAGCTTTAAACCATCCTGGAGATTCGTGAAGGCATTCCCCATATCGCGGCTTCCGTCAACGAGCATAAGATGGGGCAATTCTTTTTTTGTTATGAGCCTTGCCCTTGAGGAAAAGCCGACTATGTAAAAATTGTCTTTCGGGAATTTGGTGCTTATGAGATGGTCAAGTGCAATCGCAACCCTCTTGGCACCAGTAAACCTTCCACTCCATGCCATGGAAAAACTCATGTCTATAAGAAGAACAGTGGTTGAATGTGTAGTATAGTCAACATCGTAAACCTCAAAGTCACGGTCGCTTATTCTTAATGATTTACCCGAGCCCTCTCTCTTTATGGAGTTCATGAGGGTTGCGCCTATATGTATATTAAAAGGATCCCCAAATTCGTATTTCTTAATAGAATCCGGTTTTATTGTCCCCACTCCTGAGATTGTGGTTTCATGGATGCCGAACTGGTCTTTCTTGAGATTTGAGTAAATGCTTTCAAGTGCAGTCTGTCCTATTTTTCTTATTCCCTTGGGAGTAAGGCTGATTCCTCCCTCTGTGCTAAGGTAGCCCGCTTTCTCAAGCTTATTCACCGTTGACTGAAGATACTCGAATATCTCTGCAAGAGCAGGGTCAAGAAAGAACTTCATATCTTCAATGTTTATCTGCAGAAAATCTCCTTTTTTCATATCAGCCTGAAGTTTTTCAAGGCGTTTAAATTCTTTCATTATCTCTACAGCTTCATCAAAGTTGACCGGATTCTCGCCATAAAAATCATCTTTGTGCTGGTCGAGAAAATCCTCAAGCTGACGCAGATCTTCATGCTTTCTCAGGAGTTTTTCAAATGATGATTTTGCTTTTGCGCTTTTAAACTCATGTGATTTAAGCGATTCAATTGATTTACTCAGAGGCTTAGGCAGGTTTTCAATCCAGAACTTTTGCTCAGCCAGTTCTCGCTGTGAGCCTTTATGCTTTTTCTCAAGATCCTTGATTTCTTCCCCTAAGATATCGCTGATTTCCTTTTCTATGTCATCTAAAGCATAGTCCATGTTGAACTGCTTGAAGTATTCCTCTTTGAGGGATGACAGATAGTCTGTGTACTCATCCATGGACATAAGATTGATATCAGGATGTTCATTCAGATACTGGATTATCATCCATTGGAGAGCTGCATTTATGTCGCCTTCTTTGAGAAGGAACTCTGCGAACTCGTTGAACAGGGCATCTTCATTAAAGTCGGTCTCAGCCTGAGTTCCGTCCCACTCTGAGTAATGGAATTTTTTCATTTGTAGATTATTTTGCCTCCGGCTTCGTTCTTGTTAAGTTTATTATAAAGATGCAGGCCTTCGAAGATAAATTCAACGCTTGATGCGATTATGCCATTGCTTGCTGAACCATTTACAAGTTGCGATACATTTTCTTTGAGCCCGTCGATCTTTGAAAGGCACTCAAGATATTCTGAGGATGGCATAGTGTCCGATACTTCAACAACCCATCCGTTTTTGAAGCAGTCGACAACTTTTGAAAGTTTTTCAGGAGTAAAGTGCCTGTCAAAGACCTTCCTTACCGCCTTTGTTATTATTTTTTGGATAATGTCACTGTCTTTCTTGTCTTCACCCATATATTCAAACTCGAGTTTCCCGTTTGTGGATGCATAAAGGGCATGAAAATCGCTTATACGGGGAACGATTTCATTTTCACCGTTTAATATTGCTCTTTTCTCAGCATTGCTTAAGATGTTTTCATAGTTAGTAATAGTAAGACGAACGCTTACCCCGGATCTCTGGCTTACTTCAGGGCTATGACGGGCTGTGAATGTCAATTCTCCGATGATATCCTTTATGAATTGCGGAACATTATCCTTGGGCCTGTCTGCGAACGTGGTTTTTTCCTGCTCCATTATAGATATTTCTGTTTCGAGATCCTTCGGGTAATGAGTTCTTATCTGTGACTCAAAGCGGTCTTTAAGGGGAGTTATTATCCTTCCACGGCTAGTGTAGTCTTCTGGATTTGCGCTTGCCACGATACAGATGTCAAGGGGGAGTCTTATTTTATAGCCTTTTATCTGGACATCTCCCTCCTCCATTATGTTGAAGAGTCCAACCTGGACTTTCTCCTGAAGGTCAGGGAGTTCGTTTATCGCGAAGATTCCCCTGTTCGTGCGGGGGATGAGTCCAAAATGGATAGTGAGTTCATCTGAAAGATATCTTCCTTCGGCCACTTTTATAGGGTCTATCTCTCCGATTAAATCTGCTATGGAGACGTCAGGGGTAGCAAGTTTTTCCGAGTACCTGCTCTCGCGTGACAGCCATGTTATCTTAACATTGTCACCATCTTTTTTTACTTTCTCGCAGCACTCGGCACATATTGGCCTTAAAGGGTCATCTCCTATCTCGCAGCCTGCAATGACCGGAATGAAAGGATCCAAAAGATTTGTGAGAGACCTTATCATGCGGGTTTTTCCCTGTCCGCGCTCGCCGAGGAAAATCATGTGATGCCCCGACAATATCGCATTTTCGAGATGAGGGATTACAGTCTCATCATAGCCTATAATTCCGGGGAAAAGTCTCTCTTTGCTCTTGAGAGCTCTTATAAGATTAAAACGCATTTCCTCGCGGATAGGTTTAGAAACGTACCCGGATGCTTTTAGTTCACCTATTGTTTTTACATTTTTCATTAATATGATTTCTCCAGAGTTTGTTTGAAAAATAATTTCATATAAAGCTGTAAAGTTATAAAATACTAATTATTTTAATATTGTTTTGTCAAACGCAAAAGGGGTACTGAATCTCTATTCCCGCGGCAGAAAAGTTTAATCATGATTGAAATGATTGTCATACCTAAAATAAC
The sequence above is drawn from the Candidatus Schekmanbacteria bacterium genome and encodes:
- a CDS encoding outer membrane protein transport protein encodes the protein MSKKYLIPLIIFFVFCSYSTNSYANGFIIGEQDAEAMGGASAFAARADNPSAIFYNPAGITQLDGTNATLGTTLVTVKTTYHKPGTGIKSSNKDRVDTPGYFYITKKINDKISAGFGFYQPYGLASDWQSDWPGRHIVTYAMLRTFYFNPVIAWQVNKNLSVAAGAIGVYSDVTLNSRLVYKNLAEANGSPIVPKGALDGVEGHSKLKGDGGGAGVNLGLLYKVNDDWKIGVSYRSPVRVRYFGEADFKHSDSTIHPLVAIINATTANSEVQTKITMPPQLLAGVSYSGFKDLTLEFDLDWRGWSQFDTLRIRFAEKADNRISLGSHWKDTITYRAGMEYKLNDSVALRAGYAYDPTAIRNNRLDPLVPDSDKHAVTLGVGYKMGNWKFDIADMALFFNTASTHTAKAGFNNMFDFKAKYKSFANLASMSVSYKF
- a CDS encoding 4Fe-4S binding protein, whose protein sequence is MEWETEAKEVVDMIPVPEVIKNMTILYAEKLARAKKSKKVTMDEVNETRDAYFEMLGDSYKKKICCAREEGKTDDDVDPEITLNKGPVLYRVEMCHQRFFGCPRQVIDVKKVGKMVKDKLEEIKLTEIIADKTDEPFMPHNFFTVSISSCPNNCSAAETKDFGMYGVIEPEVDQEACTRCGKCIEACPDDAILIKHDKLKINRRSCVICGACVEACPVGAIKNKRQGVRVLVGGRFGRWHTDGKELFKNEPLETAMKAIEASVDLIKTEAGPHEHLYHLINRLGIKPLHDKIM
- a CDS encoding bifunctional phosphoglucose/phosphomannose isomerase, producing the protein MPEKLLNNLKGIHNIDIDSMYKELDGLPQNFTDELQCTVPVEYGKARNILIGGMGGSGISGDIIETITANSLNIPLRVVKDFYIPSFVDSSTLAVIISYSGNTEETLALLDECIKRKSKIVALSNGGELKEKASKLSIPYIKINDSLMPRTAIGNLLNPLLHLFASLFPGCINTEDIKATRNTLKKLREMYTLSSPCPENRAKKYAVSIMDKRIFVLGSEKHTRAAALRWKTQINENAKLNIFFNTFPELCHNEIIGIADDPEKNRANVIFALRSKAESPSLRRSIDVALEIMRNSGSAIIEISNDEESVLSSIMSLCYLGDWTSYYLSILRGVNPTPVTCINMYKKLNKERSGK
- a CDS encoding VWA domain-containing protein, translated to MKKFHYSEWDGTQAETDFNEDALFNEFAEFLLKEGDINAALQWMIIQYLNEHPDINLMSMDEYTDYLSSLKEEYFKQFNMDYALDDIEKEISDILGEEIKDLEKKHKGSQRELAEQKFWIENLPKPLSKSIESLKSHEFKSAKAKSSFEKLLRKHEDLRQLEDFLDQHKDDFYGENPVNFDEAVEIMKEFKRLEKLQADMKKGDFLQINIEDMKFFLDPALAEIFEYLQSTVNKLEKAGYLSTEGGISLTPKGIRKIGQTALESIYSNLKKDQFGIHETTISGVGTIKPDSIKKYEFGDPFNIHIGATLMNSIKREGSGKSLRISDRDFEVYDVDYTTHSTTVLLIDMSFSMAWSGRFTGAKRVAIALDHLISTKFPKDNFYIVGFSSRARLITKKELPHLMLVDGSRDMGNAFTNLQDGLKLGSELIARHRSINKQIILITDGQPTAYYHNSQLHFEWPMGFGGVSPRACRETLKEVNRCTKSDIVINTFMLDSTPSLQAFIQEMTRINKGRAFYTSPSDLGKFILVDYVEKKRKKVS
- a CDS encoding magnesium chelatase; protein product: MKNVKTIGELKASGYVSKPIREEMRFNLIRALKSKERLFPGIIGYDETVIPHLENAILSGHHMIFLGERGQGKTRMIRSLTNLLDPFIPVIAGCEIGDDPLRPICAECCEKVKKDGDNVKITWLSRESRYSEKLATPDVSIADLIGEIDPIKVAEGRYLSDELTIHFGLIPRTNRGIFAINELPDLQEKVQVGLFNIMEEGDVQIKGYKIRLPLDICIVASANPEDYTSRGRIITPLKDRFESQIRTHYPKDLETEISIMEQEKTTFADRPKDNVPQFIKDIIGELTFTARHSPEVSQRSGVSVRLTITNYENILSNAEKRAILNGENEIVPRISDFHALYASTNGKLEFEYMGEDKKDSDIIQKIITKAVRKVFDRHFTPEKLSKVVDCFKNGWVVEVSDTMPSSEYLECLSKIDGLKENVSQLVNGSASNGIIASSVEFIFEGLHLYNKLNKNEAGGKIIYK
- a CDS encoding NAD(P)-binding protein translates to MDEETLKFDAIVVGGGPSGMCAAYTMAKAGMDVAVIERGEYPGSKNLFGGILFTTILNKLIPNFWEEAPVERNVISRKFSYLTEDSQLAVELKTEQYNKPPYNNTFTVLRSKFDRWFSEKTESIFNENSFVFSGFTVIDVIKEGHKIIGVVTDKEGPMYADVIICAEGANSLLAEKAGLKKKPEPHDMVTGVKEVIALPSEIINDRFALAGNEGVAIEFFGKAVEGMVGGAFIYTNKESLSVGISCSIVDFTHKNINPNEVLDKFKEHPSVKNLLRGGETIEYSAHMIPEFGYDKLPDLVSHGIMLVGDSAGFVNTSHYHEGSNLAMASGVMAGETAIIAKQKGDFSAETLSLYKEKLNDSFVMKDMKNFRRAAKFLHANPQVLNDYPTTMVQSMVDYFTISERSKVEIRKDVIGGLIMDVKFIKMMWDMNKARKVLL
- a CDS encoding 4Fe-4S dicluster domain-containing protein, whose product is MNIEEALKEPKKLTLEDKLFTVKYNPAKESHIKVDNEICKKCTTNRICLTICPAKVYELEEGHTEVHVSFENCLECGTCRVACTDNAIDWRCPQGGMGVCYRFG